A portion of the Rissa tridactyla isolate bRisTri1 chromosome 19, bRisTri1.patW.cur.20221130, whole genome shotgun sequence genome contains these proteins:
- the DBF4B gene encoding protein DBF4 homolog B isoform X2, whose product MSGPAATWPFRGKSFYLDLAGGRGARELAAVIGRLGGVTESFLSKEVSYVVSSNKEAKRNRARPRTEKQSNVTSEDAKSTSPVPSTSKGNHPRPHQKPSDTALISRGKELLQKAMKNQDTCSGSSILANARLWGVQILHVDEMLLYAQQLLRAIAEARKRCQKTEAKCPASGSRICKGKLKPPFLKVEDQSRQFRPFHHQFKTFPDLNFLAPKTSSPFEPLKNISNFCGVRGAEGCPMRSKGEKSPQSTPITVPKKKRGFCECCQETFEELQKHLQSPRHKRFALDDSQYAPVDRVISQLTNSFVEQSATVPWSCLTDERLVPQAPVTGGIEILTAELGKERQQPEHGTVEPLIDTERDHGLKTKGCSPCLPRDGVSNPREGGGLLGGPGGLLVGAGLTVGVCAVRGSTEESAVGKTDSGSAPDPGWGTHAAAADVGEVIACSSEPCKQQTLGSIDHRPQTVPASRKRQLSGQSTQAGKKPRLELGGGLSPREQMRPVDGGVGVQGAGQTSKPGFASVMEAGGLPLSTKLSNRPRSSLGLGLCPRGNPGDPPSQPGPLEAVSVGFDPAEAAAASRVSEPGWSRANVSSQGKQCRGENENTPRNVDSPHLESTMRKTSCPTGRLPSPKPPVAEARCCRSLCVRTAEKIAPELPDLPGHSRERAPCPRLLQPLPRNAQAGHDFSKSSSESDWDDQLLSTLTSVRDSRIQPVDRDLLQRTHVNVRDSGYESQLCSVLKQKSELTWAGKEDKNCRNCYTKTEGASSPIFETFFGSWTS is encoded by the exons ATGTCGGGCCCAGCAGCCACCTGGCCGTTCCGCGGGAAGTCCTTCTACCTCGACCTggccggcgggcggggagcgcgggaGCTGGCGGCCGTCatcgggcggctcggcggg GTGACCGAAAGCTTCCTAAGCAAAGAAGTCAGCTACGTGGTTTCCAGCAACAAAGAAGCTAAACGAAACAGAGCCAGGCCTCGGACTGAGAAACAGAGCAACGTAACTTCAGAAGATGCAAAATCCACGAGCCCAGTGCCTTCTACCTCCAAAGGGAACCATCCCAGACCTCACCAGAAGCCATCAGACACT GCCCTGATCAGCAGGGGAAAGGAACTGCTGCAGAAGGCCATGAAGAATCAG GACACCTGCAGTGGCAGCAGTATCCTCGCCAACGCTCGCCTGTGGGGAGTCCAGATCTTGCACGTGGACG AAATGTTGTTGTACGCTCAGCAGCTGCTGCGTGCCATCGCGGAAGCAAGGAAACGGTGCCAGAAGACAGAG GCAAAATGCCCTGCATCCGGATCAAGAATTTGCAAAG GAAAATTGAAGCCCCCTTTTCTGAAGGTTGAAGACCAGAGCAG GCAATTCCGACCCTTCCATCACCAGTTCAAAACCTTTCCCGACCTGAACTTCCTGGCACCCAAAACCTCCAGCCCATTTGAGCCTCTGAAAAACATCTCGAATTTTTGCGGAGTCAG GGGTGCGGAAGGCTGTCCAATGCGCAGCAAGGGGGAGAAGAGCCCCCAATCCACACCCATCACTGTgccaaagaaaaagagaggattttGTGAGTGCTGCCAAGAGACCTTTGAAGAGCTGCAGAAG CACCTCCAGAGCCCCCGGCATAAGCGGTTTGCGCTGGACGACTCGCAGTACGCCCCTGTGGACCGTGTCATCTCGCAGCTCACCAACAGCTTTGTGGAGCAGTCAGCCAC GGTGCCGTGGTCCTGCCTGACAGATGAACGCTTGGTGCCTCAAGCACCAGTGACTGGAGGAATTGAGATTctgacagcagagctgggaaaggaaaggcagcagcctgAGCACGGTACTGTGGAACCGTTAATTGATACGGAGCGTGATCATGGCCTGAAGACCAAGGGATGCTCCCCTTGCCTGCCCAGGGACGGGGTCAGTAATCCCAGAGAAGGAGGGGGGTTGTTGGGcggccctggggggctgctggttgGAGCTGGACTCACTGTAGGGGTCTGTGCTGTGCGTGGCTCCACGGAGGAGTCTGCGGTGGGGAAAACGGATTCGGGCTCGGCTCCTGACCCAGGCTGGGGGACTCACGCAGCAGCTGCTGATGTTGGAGAGGTGATTGCTTGTTCATCTGAACCTTGTAAACAGCAAACGCTTGGGTCTATCGACCATCGTCCGCAAACAGTGCCGGCCTCCAGGAAACGCCAGCTCTCCGGACAGAGCACCCAGGCGGGAAAGaagcccaggctggagctgggtggTGGCCTCTCTCCACGCGAGCAGATGAGGCCCGTGGACGGTGGGGTGGGTGTGCAGGGTGCAGGACAGACGTCCAAGCCAGGCTTCGCCAGTGTGATGGAAGCTGGCGGCTTGCCCCTAAGCACAAAGCTCTCCAACAGACCTCGCAGCTCCCTTGGTTTGGGCCTGTGCCCACGCGGGAACCCTGGGGACCCACCATCCCAGCCGGGTCCCCTCGAAGCTGTGTCCGTGGGGTTTGATCCcgcagaggctgctgcagccagcagggtcAGCGAGCCTGGCTGGAGCAGAGCGAACGTGAGCTCCCAAGGGAAGCAGTGCCGGGGGGAGAATGAAAACACACCCAGAAATGTGGATAGTCCTCATCTGGAGAGCACAATGAGGAAGACCAGCTGTCCTACTGGCCGCTTGCCCTCTCCAAAACCGCCTGTGGCTGAAGCCAGATGTTGCCGCTCGCTCTGTgtcagaacagcagaaaaaatagCACCCGAACTACCTGACCTCCCAGGCCACAGCAGAGAGCGGGCGCCATGCCCCAGGCTCCTCCAGCCTCTTCCACGTAACGCACAGGCTGGTCACGACTTCAGCAAAAGTTCTTCTGAGTCAGACTGGGATGACCAGCTCCTCTCCACACTAACGAGTGTCCGGGACAGCAGGATTCAGCCTGTGGACAGGGACTTGCTCCAAAGGACACATGTCAATGTGAGGGACAGTGGCTACGAGTCTCAGCTCTGCTCAGTCCTGAAGCAGAAGTCAGAGCTCACCTGGGCAGGCAAGGAGGACAAGAACTGCCGGAACTGCTACACGAAGACCGAAGGAGCCTCTTCCCCCATATTTGAGACCTTTTTTGGCAGCTGGACTAGTTAA
- the DBF4B gene encoding protein DBF4 homolog B isoform X1: MSGPAATWPFRGKSFYLDLAGGRGARELAAVIGRLGGVTESFLSKEVSYVVSSNKEAKRNRARPRTEKQSNVTSEDAKSTSPVPSTSKGNHPRPHQKPSDTALISRGKELLQKAMKNQDTCSGSSILANARLWGVQILHVDEMLLYAQQLLRAIAEARKRCQKTEAKCPASGSRICKAGKLKPPFLKVEDQSRQFRPFHHQFKTFPDLNFLAPKTSSPFEPLKNISNFCGVRGAEGCPMRSKGEKSPQSTPITVPKKKRGFCECCQETFEELQKHLQSPRHKRFALDDSQYAPVDRVISQLTNSFVEQSATVPWSCLTDERLVPQAPVTGGIEILTAELGKERQQPEHGTVEPLIDTERDHGLKTKGCSPCLPRDGVSNPREGGGLLGGPGGLLVGAGLTVGVCAVRGSTEESAVGKTDSGSAPDPGWGTHAAAADVGEVIACSSEPCKQQTLGSIDHRPQTVPASRKRQLSGQSTQAGKKPRLELGGGLSPREQMRPVDGGVGVQGAGQTSKPGFASVMEAGGLPLSTKLSNRPRSSLGLGLCPRGNPGDPPSQPGPLEAVSVGFDPAEAAAASRVSEPGWSRANVSSQGKQCRGENENTPRNVDSPHLESTMRKTSCPTGRLPSPKPPVAEARCCRSLCVRTAEKIAPELPDLPGHSRERAPCPRLLQPLPRNAQAGHDFSKSSSESDWDDQLLSTLTSVRDSRIQPVDRDLLQRTHVNVRDSGYESQLCSVLKQKSELTWAGKEDKNCRNCYTKTEGASSPIFETFFGSWTS, encoded by the exons ATGTCGGGCCCAGCAGCCACCTGGCCGTTCCGCGGGAAGTCCTTCTACCTCGACCTggccggcgggcggggagcgcgggaGCTGGCGGCCGTCatcgggcggctcggcggg GTGACCGAAAGCTTCCTAAGCAAAGAAGTCAGCTACGTGGTTTCCAGCAACAAAGAAGCTAAACGAAACAGAGCCAGGCCTCGGACTGAGAAACAGAGCAACGTAACTTCAGAAGATGCAAAATCCACGAGCCCAGTGCCTTCTACCTCCAAAGGGAACCATCCCAGACCTCACCAGAAGCCATCAGACACT GCCCTGATCAGCAGGGGAAAGGAACTGCTGCAGAAGGCCATGAAGAATCAG GACACCTGCAGTGGCAGCAGTATCCTCGCCAACGCTCGCCTGTGGGGAGTCCAGATCTTGCACGTGGACG AAATGTTGTTGTACGCTCAGCAGCTGCTGCGTGCCATCGCGGAAGCAAGGAAACGGTGCCAGAAGACAGAG GCAAAATGCCCTGCATCCGGATCAAGAATTTGCAAAG CAGGAAAATTGAAGCCCCCTTTTCTGAAGGTTGAAGACCAGAGCAG GCAATTCCGACCCTTCCATCACCAGTTCAAAACCTTTCCCGACCTGAACTTCCTGGCACCCAAAACCTCCAGCCCATTTGAGCCTCTGAAAAACATCTCGAATTTTTGCGGAGTCAG GGGTGCGGAAGGCTGTCCAATGCGCAGCAAGGGGGAGAAGAGCCCCCAATCCACACCCATCACTGTgccaaagaaaaagagaggattttGTGAGTGCTGCCAAGAGACCTTTGAAGAGCTGCAGAAG CACCTCCAGAGCCCCCGGCATAAGCGGTTTGCGCTGGACGACTCGCAGTACGCCCCTGTGGACCGTGTCATCTCGCAGCTCACCAACAGCTTTGTGGAGCAGTCAGCCAC GGTGCCGTGGTCCTGCCTGACAGATGAACGCTTGGTGCCTCAAGCACCAGTGACTGGAGGAATTGAGATTctgacagcagagctgggaaaggaaaggcagcagcctgAGCACGGTACTGTGGAACCGTTAATTGATACGGAGCGTGATCATGGCCTGAAGACCAAGGGATGCTCCCCTTGCCTGCCCAGGGACGGGGTCAGTAATCCCAGAGAAGGAGGGGGGTTGTTGGGcggccctggggggctgctggttgGAGCTGGACTCACTGTAGGGGTCTGTGCTGTGCGTGGCTCCACGGAGGAGTCTGCGGTGGGGAAAACGGATTCGGGCTCGGCTCCTGACCCAGGCTGGGGGACTCACGCAGCAGCTGCTGATGTTGGAGAGGTGATTGCTTGTTCATCTGAACCTTGTAAACAGCAAACGCTTGGGTCTATCGACCATCGTCCGCAAACAGTGCCGGCCTCCAGGAAACGCCAGCTCTCCGGACAGAGCACCCAGGCGGGAAAGaagcccaggctggagctgggtggTGGCCTCTCTCCACGCGAGCAGATGAGGCCCGTGGACGGTGGGGTGGGTGTGCAGGGTGCAGGACAGACGTCCAAGCCAGGCTTCGCCAGTGTGATGGAAGCTGGCGGCTTGCCCCTAAGCACAAAGCTCTCCAACAGACCTCGCAGCTCCCTTGGTTTGGGCCTGTGCCCACGCGGGAACCCTGGGGACCCACCATCCCAGCCGGGTCCCCTCGAAGCTGTGTCCGTGGGGTTTGATCCcgcagaggctgctgcagccagcagggtcAGCGAGCCTGGCTGGAGCAGAGCGAACGTGAGCTCCCAAGGGAAGCAGTGCCGGGGGGAGAATGAAAACACACCCAGAAATGTGGATAGTCCTCATCTGGAGAGCACAATGAGGAAGACCAGCTGTCCTACTGGCCGCTTGCCCTCTCCAAAACCGCCTGTGGCTGAAGCCAGATGTTGCCGCTCGCTCTGTgtcagaacagcagaaaaaatagCACCCGAACTACCTGACCTCCCAGGCCACAGCAGAGAGCGGGCGCCATGCCCCAGGCTCCTCCAGCCTCTTCCACGTAACGCACAGGCTGGTCACGACTTCAGCAAAAGTTCTTCTGAGTCAGACTGGGATGACCAGCTCCTCTCCACACTAACGAGTGTCCGGGACAGCAGGATTCAGCCTGTGGACAGGGACTTGCTCCAAAGGACACATGTCAATGTGAGGGACAGTGGCTACGAGTCTCAGCTCTGCTCAGTCCTGAAGCAGAAGTCAGAGCTCACCTGGGCAGGCAAGGAGGACAAGAACTGCCGGAACTGCTACACGAAGACCGAAGGAGCCTCTTCCCCCATATTTGAGACCTTTTTTGGCAGCTGGACTAGTTAA